The genomic window TCCGGAGCTATAAAACCAAAGTCTGAACTGGCGCTGGTTCGAAATAACCCTGGCTTGCAGCAACTGCTGTCTACACCTGCTCAACGGCCAAGTTCAACAATCCAACCTTGAATTGTTTGGATGCCTGCTGGTGAAACGCAGATTTAGATTCCGGTTTGTTAAAACTTATCCGACCCACCGTTCGCCCTATTGCTCAACCACGTTGCGCGCGACCCCCTGCTCCCCCACAGAACTTTAGAGttggagggtcatctagcccaccccctgaCAGATCCGAGGGTGGCATTGCGGGGGAGCCGGATTCCAACGAAGCCTCGCGTATCACTTTCCCCCAGCCGCGCCGCGAACCCCTCCCAAATGTTGGGAGGGATCCCCactggtcatctagcccaacccctgacAGTTCAGAGAGTGGCGTTGCGGGGGAGCAGGATTCCAACGCAGCCTCACATATCACGTCGCACCCCACACCCCCGTCCTCCCTGCGCACCAATCTCCCCCGCCCCGCGGTGCTTTACCTGGCCCGTTTCTGGGAGGGGCCCGACGGCGTTCCTGCCTCCGACGCGGAACTTGGCCGCCTTGTAGATCTTCCAGTAGACGAAGAGCACGACGCCCAGGGGCAGGTAGAAAGCGCCTCCCGTGGAGAAGACGGCGTAGGCGGGCTCGGGGCTGACCTGGCAGCGCTGCTGCTCGGCGCTGTACGAGCTGCCTCCCCAGccgagcagcagcggcagcagcgcgATGAGCGCGCCCAGCGCCCACGCCACGCCGATGAGGGCGCCCGAGGCTCGGCGGCGCGCGCGGGGGGTGTAGCGCAGGTGCCTCGAGACGGACCAGTAGCGGTCGAGGGCGATGGCGGCCACGCTCCAGATGCTGGCCGTGCAGCAGAGTACGTCGCAGCAGACCCACGCGTGGCACAGCGCCCGGCCCAGGCGCCAGCGCCGCCCGCCCGACAGCTCCTTGGCCAGGCTGAGAGGCATCACCAGCGCCGCCACCAGCGCGTCGGCCGCCGCCGTGGACGCCACCAGGTTGTGCGGCGCGCGGTGGAAAGCCCTCACGCGCACGATGGTGGCCAGCACCAGCAGGTTCCACACGAGCGTGGCCAGGGTCAGCAGTGCCAGCAGGCTCAGCACCAGCAGGCGGAAGAGGGACACGGGCTCGCCGTCGCCTGAGCCGGGAGACGGCGAGGACGAGGTGCGGTTGACTCCTCCGGCGCCTGAGGAGCCGTTCAGCGGCATGGGAGcgggcggaggagggggaggctgGTCCAATCAAAGGCACCTGGCTGCTCCGAAGTGCTTGGGAAACTCACGACGGCGGGCAGGTGGCCGGCAGTCTAGCCGCGCAAAGCGCACCAGCTGCTGCTCGCTCCGCCCCCTTCGGAAAGGCCGCTCCCGCCGCCAGCGCCACGTGCTgttgttgctgccgccgccgccgccgccgccgccgccgcgcgcgcCTTGCTTTCCCTAGCCTGGGGGTGCCTTGGAGCGGGCGAAAAGAACTGCCTGCACACTGCCTCTAGgagagctctccaaggtcccCGGCAAAAGGTTGTTTTCCCAGCTGCAGGAGGTCGAACCTGCGACTCAAAGCACATCCCTAAACATCCGCCTCCACTATCTTATCTGACGGGCCTTTAATACAGCAGTAAATACCTGGCCCCAGTGCTCAATCAGTATGATAGGCAGGAAGAAATTCAACTGGTGCAGCCTTTTagtgccaataataataatttattatttataccctgctagggccggatttaggtttgataaggccctaaactactgaaggtaatggagcccttttatatgtccagctgtcctttgttaacaacaaattgtcgctgtttttgtgttgaatatatgctatatggtaatttatggacctaataggtatctaaagccatttgcacatgcagaatgtaggcaccctatatatagaaaagagcaaaccagtgatattttagggagcagacggggcccattagttacatcataggagcctacacgaCACAAaacttgctgtatgtaggttttattttatttgctttttatgttatattttggaaatgtacatccaggtttttttctcctttaatttttttgggggcccccaaaagagtgggcccctaagctatagcttgtttagcttgtatGTAAATACGGCactgtaccctgcccatctggctgggtttccccagccactctgggcggctcccaacagaatattaaaaacacaataaaacatcaaatattaaaatttccctaaacagagctgcctgaAGATGCAAGAGGATGGTTTCCTTATTAGTTTaatccttcctttcttccatgggcgtagccaagctggggggggggcaggggactaaattttaaatccataaaaaatactaaactaactgaggttctgcccccaacataaagcctgcctaTACctatgcttccttccttcctagatgggcagggtataaataaaattttaatttgaattatttattttccaatGACATTTGAAAGGtcacaggttgtttttttaaacaactgtcCTGTAGCCTACTTCTGCATACCTCATGTTCACCTGAGAATGCTGATCCCTCCATCTTGTTTTTCAGTAGGCCTGTTTTGACTTCCAACTTAGTTGGCATTCAACCACCGGAGTTGGTTATTAGAGAgacagataacaacaacaacaaaggcaagaACAGTTTTAATAGGGCTGACTTTTAAGACAGTAACAACAGCACTAGTTGTAGTGAGTGGGATAGAAGTAATTGCATCTGTGGAAGAGTCACCTCTCCCTCAGTCTCCCAATTGGTTTTCTGCGCGAGAGGCCATCTCACAGGACACtgctgttattttcttctggATAAGAACTGTTTAATGTCCTTTGAGAAAGTTGCCTTTATCATCATAGATAATCATGCTGCAGTAGCTATGGCAACCGGCTTCAGCACCTCAAGAAGCAAGGCTgtaattttgagagagagaagacagatcTAGATGAGGTCCAGATTTTCATAAATTATAAGTAATGGAAAAGCAAATTGGCCCACTTAATGGaaatggaaggagggggaaatacaGAGAGGTGGGTCTTACTTCTTCCACAAAGCaattaagaaaaagaaggaaggaaataagtTGTTCACATTGCATCTGCAATTACTATCATGCAAAATGTTGCCTCTTACTAGGCACAGGAGAATTACACTTTGAATTCGCTTTTTCTCTGTAGTGGCTGAAGGAATAATCTGCGGAACAGCCTCACTTTAATTTCCGGTCTGTCCAAAGGAGCCTGGTGCCTTGGCAGCTGATACAATCGACTTTTTCATTActgtttatcatttcttttgttGAAAGGTGTTAAGAATGATCAGTGAAGGCAAAAGAGCAGGAGCATGCCTTTTGGAACCTATGTTTCTCTAGATAATGGGGAGAGGCATGACAGAGATAGCATCAGTtcatgagaaaaatatatatgaaaaatggGTACcttcattttataaaaaaaaaatttaaatcattttGTGAGTTGGTGCGTGTGAAAATGTAGTGCTAGGGCAAAGAAGGTAACATggatacaaaatgcatataacatGTTGGAAAGGCTGAGAACTGACTCATGAGATGTTCCCCCATTTATTGAGATGCTGAGAAAGGTACTGAAGTAATATTAAAACAAGGAATCATTGGTTTGAGATATTATTTGCCACATAGTTCGAAAACTTATGGGATTGCTCTTCTTTCCTCACTGAAATGGGTTGCCACTTTTCAGAACCCAACCTGCAAAGCTTTGTGGGGGAAATACTTCAAATCATGATAAAATAATGCAGTTCATCAACGAAGTCAATATTTTTCACTGGGGTTTTATCTTTGCCTTCTTAATCTCCAATTTCTGCCTTCTGAAGGTCA from Lacerta agilis isolate rLacAgi1 chromosome 1, rLacAgi1.pri, whole genome shotgun sequence includes these protein-coding regions:
- the LOC117046476 gene encoding 5-hydroxytryptamine receptor 5B-like is translated as MPLNGSSGAGGVNRTSSSPSPGSGDGEPVSLFRLLVLSLLALLTLATLVWNLLVLATIVRVRAFHRAPHNLVASTAAADALVAALVMPLSLAKELSGGRRWRLGRALCHAWVCCDVLCCTASIWSVAAIALDRYWSVSRHLRYTPRARRRASGALIGVAWALGALIALLPLLLGWGGSSYSAEQQRCQVSPEPAYAVFSTGGAFYLPLGVVLFVYWKIYKAAKFRVGGRNAVGPLPETGQVKEASHQPQMVFTARHATVTFQTDAGETWREQKEKKAALMVGILIGVFVLCWIPFFVTELISPLCSCTIAPVWKSIFLWLGYSNSFFNPLIYTAFNKNYNNAFKNLFVRQR